A stretch of the Flavobacterium aquiphilum genome encodes the following:
- the pstC gene encoding phosphate ABC transporter permease subunit PstC: MNSQLPIKQTFTKESLKKQFRLSEFLAEKVISSIAFLSIAVIFLIFIFVFKESLPLFSFGKSDKAKTEVQASNVGKPESYGAAAEELKPESYGSEATKELKPETYGSEPTEELKPETYGSEPASNEDLKPESYGDTPKEELTVPATDETTTVSESKEEGKTWNTFLSTEWVPVSDNPRYGLIALLIGTLKVTIIAMLIAGPLAVLAALFTSCFASKRTKEIIKPVIEMLAAFPSVVIGFFALMVLASFFQNVFGYDSRLNAFIGGVAMALAAIPIIYTISEDALASVPKTYTEASLALGASKWQTAFFVVLPAATPGIFAALLLGVGRVFGETMIALMATGNAALISANPFESVRTFAATIGSEMAETVFGETHYSVLFFIGSLLFIFSFALNAIAEFYVKGKLLKKFQGN; encoded by the coding sequence ATGAATTCACAACTACCAATCAAACAAACTTTCACTAAAGAAAGTCTAAAGAAACAGTTCAGGCTATCTGAGTTTTTGGCTGAAAAAGTTATATCCTCGATTGCTTTTTTGTCGATAGCTGTTATTTTTTTGATTTTCATTTTTGTTTTCAAAGAATCGTTGCCACTTTTCAGTTTTGGAAAAAGTGATAAAGCAAAAACTGAAGTTCAGGCATCAAATGTTGGCAAACCAGAATCTTATGGTGCTGCTGCTGAAGAGTTGAAACCTGAGTCATACGGTTCTGAAGCGACAAAGGAGTTAAAACCTGAAACATATGGCTCTGAACCTACAGAAGAATTAAAGCCTGAAACGTATGGTTCTGAGCCAGCATCTAATGAAGATTTAAAACCGGAAAGTTACGGAGATACTCCAAAAGAGGAATTGACTGTTCCGGCTACAGATGAAACTACTACAGTTTCTGAAAGTAAGGAAGAAGGGAAAACTTGGAATACCTTTTTAAGTACCGAGTGGGTACCAGTTTCCGATAATCCACGATATGGATTGATTGCTTTGTTGATAGGAACTTTAAAAGTTACCATTATCGCAATGCTGATTGCCGGACCATTGGCTGTATTGGCCGCATTGTTTACTTCTTGTTTTGCTTCCAAAAGGACTAAAGAAATTATTAAACCGGTTATCGAAATGCTTGCTGCTTTTCCATCGGTGGTTATTGGTTTTTTTGCCTTGATGGTTTTAGCGAGTTTCTTCCAAAATGTATTTGGATATGATTCCCGATTGAATGCTTTTATAGGTGGGGTGGCAATGGCTTTGGCTGCTATCCCAATTATTTATACAATTTCAGAAGATGCTTTGGCATCTGTGCCCAAAACTTATACCGAGGCGAGCCTTGCGTTGGGGGCAAGTAAGTGGCAAACCGCTTTTTTTGTGGTTTTACCAGCGGCAACGCCCGGTATTTTTGCGGCATTATTGCTTGGAGTTGGAAGGGTTTTTGGAGAAACGATGATTGCATTGATGGCAACAGGAAATGCTGCACTGATTTCTGCAAATCCTTTTGAAAGTGTGCGTACATTCGCCGCTACCATCGGTTCTGAAATGGCCGAAACGGTATTTGGGGAAACGCATTATAGTGTTTTGTTTTTTATCGGATCGTTGCTTTTTATCTTTTCATTTGCCTTAAATGCAATTGCTGAGTTTTATGTTAAAGGCAAATTATTGAAAAAATTCCAAGGAAATTAA
- the pstB gene encoding phosphate ABC transporter ATP-binding protein PstB, whose amino-acid sequence MKDIKIKVNELSLHYGEKKALNEITMDIPANKVTALIGPSGCGKSTFLRCINRMNDLIPNVSISGEMLVEGIDIYDKNVDVVNIRKKIGMVFQKSNPFPKSIYENIAYGPRINGINDKSQLDEIVERSLRQAAIWDELKDRLNDSALGLSGGQQQRLCIGRTLAVSPDIILMDEPASALDPISTSKIEELIHELKEEYTIIIVTHNMQQAARTSDHTAFFYMGNLIEMGKTNSIFTKPTQKQTEDYITGRFG is encoded by the coding sequence ATGAAAGATATAAAGATAAAAGTTAATGAGTTGTCATTACATTATGGTGAAAAAAAGGCGTTGAATGAAATCACGATGGATATTCCAGCCAATAAAGTGACCGCTCTTATTGGTCCATCGGGTTGTGGAAAATCTACTTTTTTGAGATGTATTAACAGAATGAATGATTTGATACCCAATGTTTCTATCTCGGGGGAAATGCTTGTGGAAGGCATTGATATCTATGATAAAAATGTGGACGTGGTTAATATCCGTAAAAAGATTGGAATGGTTTTTCAAAAGTCAAACCCATTTCCGAAATCTATTTATGAAAATATTGCTTACGGGCCTCGTATCAATGGTATAAACGACAAATCACAATTGGACGAGATTGTAGAAAGATCTTTGCGTCAAGCAGCAATTTGGGATGAGTTAAAAGACCGTTTAAATGATTCGGCGTTGGGGCTTTCCGGGGGGCAGCAACAACGTTTGTGTATCGGAAGAACATTGGCGGTAAGCCCTGATATTATTTTGATGGATGAGCCGGCGAGTGCCTTGGATCCTATTTCGACTTCAAAGATTGAGGAGTTGATACACGAATTAAAAGAGGAATATACCATCATTATCGTAACTCACAATATGCAGCAAGCAGCCAGAACGAGTGATCATACGGCCTTTTTTTATATGGGAAATTTAATAGAAATGGGAAAAACTAATTCTATTTTTACAAAACCTACTCAAAAACAGACTGAGGATTATATTACTGGAAGATTTGGATAA
- the pstA gene encoding phosphate ABC transporter permease PstA: protein MDKVLNESESQFFSGKKSASEIKGKIFMGITQLAVILIIAVLFIILGIIVYEGKSKFSWEFISTFPTNGMTEGGIFPALIGTFILVIVMSIAAVPFGTITALYLTEYASEKSKFAAAVRFSVRTLAVVPSIIFGLFGLGFFIQFVGAGADTVFNGGELRWGQPNILWASLTMSLLTLPVIIVSVEESLKTIPREMREASLALGATKWQTIRKVVLPESISGIMTGTILAVSRGAGEVAPILFTGAAYYLATLPGSLSDQFMNLGYHIYIMSTQSSDVEKTMPIQFATTLVLLVLTLSLNVVAVIIRSRIRRKAK, encoded by the coding sequence ATGGACAAAGTTTTAAACGAATCAGAAAGTCAATTTTTTTCGGGTAAAAAAAGTGCTTCAGAAATAAAAGGAAAGATTTTTATGGGGATTACCCAATTGGCCGTAATTCTTATTATTGCTGTTCTTTTTATTATTTTGGGAATTATTGTTTACGAAGGGAAAAGTAAGTTTTCCTGGGAATTTATTTCAACGTTTCCAACTAATGGAATGACCGAAGGGGGAATTTTTCCGGCCTTAATTGGTACTTTTATTTTGGTGATTGTAATGTCTATTGCGGCAGTCCCTTTCGGTACCATTACGGCACTTTATTTAACCGAATATGCCAGTGAGAAATCTAAATTTGCGGCAGCGGTCCGATTTTCGGTTCGTACATTAGCGGTGGTACCATCGATTATTTTTGGGCTTTTTGGACTTGGGTTTTTTATCCAGTTCGTAGGAGCTGGTGCCGATACTGTTTTTAATGGAGGTGAATTGAGATGGGGACAACCTAATATTCTTTGGGCGAGCTTAACAATGTCTTTGTTGACTTTGCCGGTTATCATTGTTTCGGTTGAAGAATCCCTTAAAACCATTCCACGCGAAATGAGAGAAGCGAGTTTGGCACTTGGGGCAACCAAATGGCAAACTATTAGAAAAGTAGTGCTTCCGGAGTCTATTTCCGGAATTATGACAGGAACAATTCTTGCCGTGAGCAGGGGAGCCGGAGAGGTAGCGCCAATATTGTTTACAGGAGCAGCTTATTATTTGGCTACGCTTCCAGGTTCTTTGAGCGACCAGTTTATGAATTTAGGTTACCATATTTATATTATGTCAACTCAATCCTCGGACGTGGAGAAAACTATGCCAATACAGTTTGCTACAACTTTGGTATTGTTGGTTTTGACTTTGTCATTAAATGTAGTTGCCGTAATTATCAGATCAAGAATCAGAAGAAAAGCGAAGTAA